From a region of the Spelaeicoccus albus genome:
- a CDS encoding SDR family oxidoreductase, with protein MSQPDASPDAYYPKVAVVTGAGTGIGRAVARELLAGGWKVALAGRRAEPLDEAAASNRDAITVPTDITDEASVAALFGAVADAWGVLGLLFNNAGGFGEAARIDGIDATDWRRTVEVNLTGTMLCSKYAFAAMAAQDPSGGRIINNGSVSAHAPRPLSAAYTATKHAVTGLTKSIDLDGRALGIQAGQIDIGNAATDMMAGIGSGAGALQPDGGRRLEPTFDVADAARTVAMMASLPRAATIHELTITATGMPFRARG; from the coding sequence ATGAGCCAGCCCGACGCGTCACCGGACGCCTACTATCCGAAAGTCGCAGTCGTCACGGGGGCCGGTACGGGAATAGGCCGAGCCGTCGCCCGGGAACTCTTGGCCGGTGGCTGGAAAGTGGCGTTGGCCGGGCGCAGGGCCGAGCCGCTGGACGAGGCGGCCGCCTCGAACCGCGATGCCATCACGGTGCCGACGGACATCACCGACGAGGCATCTGTTGCCGCGCTGTTCGGAGCCGTCGCGGACGCGTGGGGCGTGCTCGGCCTGCTGTTCAACAACGCCGGCGGATTCGGCGAGGCCGCCCGCATCGACGGAATCGATGCGACGGACTGGCGTCGAACCGTCGAAGTGAACCTCACCGGCACGATGTTGTGCTCGAAATACGCCTTCGCCGCGATGGCCGCCCAGGATCCTTCCGGGGGACGGATCATCAACAACGGCTCGGTCTCGGCACATGCGCCCAGACCGCTCTCGGCCGCGTACACCGCCACCAAGCACGCCGTCACGGGGCTGACCAAATCGATCGATCTGGACGGGCGGGCCTTGGGGATCCAAGCGGGCCAAATCGATATCGGCAATGCGGCAACCGACATGATGGCGGGAATCGGATCCGGGGCCGGGGCGTTGCAGCCGGATGGAGGGCGGCGGCTTGAGCCGACGTTCGACGTGGCCGACGCGGCTCGCACCGTGGCCATGATGGCCTCGCTGCCGCGCGCGGCGACAATCCACGAATTGACGATCACCGCCACCGGGATGCCGTTCCGGGCACGCGGGTGA
- the bcp gene encoding thioredoxin-dependent thiol peroxidase, whose amino-acid sequence MTQQLAVGDKAPAFSLENADGETVSPADYAGRNVVVYFYPKAGTPGCTTEACDFRDNLASLSAIGYDVVGISPDDRASIAEFARNEHLTFPLLADPDASVAKAYGAYGEMTFGDKTFNGVLRSTFVIGSDGRVARAEYRVDANGHVARLREQLAA is encoded by the coding sequence ATGACACAGCAGTTGGCAGTTGGGGACAAGGCGCCGGCATTTTCGCTGGAGAATGCGGACGGCGAGACGGTATCGCCGGCCGACTATGCCGGACGGAACGTCGTCGTCTACTTTTATCCAAAAGCCGGTACTCCCGGATGTACGACCGAAGCCTGTGACTTCCGTGACAATCTGGCCTCGCTGTCCGCGATCGGCTACGACGTCGTCGGCATCTCACCGGACGACCGGGCGTCGATCGCCGAATTCGCCCGGAACGAGCACCTGACGTTCCCGCTGCTCGCCGATCCCGATGCATCGGTGGCCAAGGCCTATGGTGCGTACGGCGAGATGACGTTCGGCGACAAGACGTTCAATGGCGTCCTTCGCTCGACGTTCGTCATCGGCTCGGACGGCAGGGTGGCCCGGGCGGAATACCGCGTCGATGCCAATGGTCACGTAGCTCGGCTACGTGAGCAGCTTGCGGCGTAG
- a CDS encoding DUF3887 domain-containing protein, producing the protein MTRQAAFKRFGKPIDPVSGAEIARRSVAAVIDVTEQVMQLMSQGDYRRVHGLMEPRTREELPASLLSETWQKVLSEVGTLQACRNTRAELPDGTLIEVDEEILGGVVIGQTILECEAGEIVGRVAVNDRLSVVGVLLVPTDHGPLPF; encoded by the coding sequence ATGACTCGACAGGCAGCGTTTAAACGGTTCGGCAAACCCATCGATCCCGTCAGCGGCGCCGAAATTGCCCGACGCTCCGTTGCCGCGGTCATCGATGTGACCGAGCAGGTGATGCAGCTGATGTCACAGGGCGACTATCGGCGTGTGCACGGGCTCATGGAACCGCGCACACGCGAGGAGCTCCCCGCCTCGCTGCTGTCCGAAACGTGGCAGAAGGTCCTCAGCGAGGTCGGAACACTGCAGGCATGTCGCAACACCCGTGCCGAGCTTCCCGACGGGACCCTGATCGAGGTCGACGAAGAGATTCTGGGCGGCGTCGTCATCGGGCAAACGATTCTCGAATGCGAGGCCGGCGAAATTGTCGGACGCGTCGCGGTGAATGACCGCCTCAGCGTCGTCGGCGTCTTGCTCGTGCCGACGGACCACGGCCCTCTGCCCTTTTAA
- a CDS encoding GNAT family N-acetyltransferase: MCFADRVHAASQPLVDASVNQWLTIAGPVCKDDRVVPVEHDLHPETAVRLRPLGVDDEHAVRTAQLSMAREGFEFAFGLTDETDWPSYVTELSHRQFGIDLPPGSVPASFLAAVSDGVVVGRSSIRHRLNDELRIVGEHVGYCVLPQFRRQGFATEICRQSVIIARAFGVDGVLLTCDADNVASKTVIERCGGILDSDWPLTGTAPSKYRYWIK, translated from the coding sequence TTGTGCTTCGCGGATCGTGTTCATGCCGCAAGTCAACCATTGGTTGACGCATCTGTCAACCAATGGTTAACAATCGCGGGTCCGGTATGCAAGGATGACCGAGTGGTTCCCGTCGAGCATGATCTTCATCCCGAAACCGCCGTACGCTTACGCCCCTTGGGGGTGGACGATGAGCACGCCGTGCGCACGGCGCAGTTATCGATGGCGCGAGAAGGCTTCGAGTTCGCCTTCGGCCTTACCGACGAGACCGACTGGCCGAGCTACGTCACCGAACTCTCACATCGTCAATTCGGCATCGATCTCCCACCGGGCTCGGTGCCGGCCAGCTTCCTGGCGGCAGTCAGTGATGGCGTGGTTGTCGGCCGCAGTTCAATCCGACACCGTCTCAATGACGAGCTCCGCATTGTCGGGGAACATGTCGGTTACTGTGTTTTGCCCCAATTTCGACGTCAAGGTTTTGCCACCGAGATCTGCCGGCAGTCAGTGATCATCGCTCGTGCGTTCGGCGTCGATGGCGTCCTTCTCACGTGCGATGCGGACAACGTCGCGTCAAAGACCGTGATTGAACGCTGCGGCGGCATTCTCGACAGCGACTGGCCGCTGACCGGCACGGCACCGTCCAAATACCGCTATTGGATCAAGTAG
- the allB gene encoding allantoinase AllB, whose translation MQSDSPEESGAVHDLVARGPRVLGPDGVRPLEVGVDDGVITVIAPAGAGLAGRRAVEVGADAVLMPGLVDAHVHVNEPGRTEWEGFASATRAAAAGGVTTIVDMPLNSIPPTVDVPALAAKRAVARDQVFVDVGFWGGAVPGNTRRLAELDDAGVFGFKCFLIDSGVPEFPPIGDTELERDMAEIARIGSMVIVHAENARVIASSPPPSGRKYASFLGSRPHEAEDSAIATVIETARRTGARAHILHLSSSDALPEIARAKRDGVQLTVETCPHYLTLDAERVPDGATAYKCCPPIRGQANREALWQALGDGVIDSIVSDHSPSTVELKNPPDGDFGTAWGGVSSLQLGLPLIWSEARRRGFDLARVAGWMGSGPAGVAGVRGKGRLAVGYDADFSVFADDHTLTVDAEALLHKNAVTPYDGLELSGVVQRTFVRGREVDFRTPSGTLLRR comes from the coding sequence ATGCAAAGCGACTCCCCCGAAGAATCCGGAGCCGTCCACGATCTCGTGGCACGCGGGCCGCGCGTGCTCGGTCCGGACGGCGTCCGGCCCCTCGAGGTCGGGGTCGATGACGGGGTGATCACTGTAATAGCGCCGGCCGGCGCGGGCCTGGCCGGCCGGCGCGCGGTCGAGGTCGGCGCCGACGCCGTCCTGATGCCGGGCCTTGTCGATGCGCACGTGCACGTCAACGAGCCGGGCCGCACCGAGTGGGAGGGTTTCGCGTCGGCGACCCGTGCGGCCGCGGCCGGCGGCGTGACGACGATAGTGGACATGCCGCTCAACTCGATCCCGCCAACCGTCGACGTGCCGGCGCTGGCCGCCAAGCGCGCCGTCGCCCGCGATCAGGTATTCGTCGACGTCGGGTTCTGGGGCGGGGCGGTTCCGGGAAATACCCGGCGTCTCGCCGAACTCGACGACGCCGGCGTGTTCGGCTTCAAATGCTTCCTCATCGATTCCGGAGTTCCGGAATTCCCGCCGATCGGCGACACTGAGCTGGAACGCGATATGGCCGAGATCGCTCGCATCGGCTCGATGGTGATCGTGCACGCCGAGAACGCCCGCGTCATTGCAAGTTCGCCGCCGCCGTCCGGCCGCAAGTACGCGTCGTTCCTGGGCTCGCGCCCGCACGAGGCCGAGGACAGTGCCATTGCCACTGTCATCGAGACGGCCCGCCGTACCGGTGCTCGCGCGCACATTCTGCACTTGTCGTCGTCCGATGCGCTGCCCGAGATCGCTCGAGCCAAGCGGGACGGCGTGCAGCTCACCGTCGAGACGTGCCCGCACTATTTGACGCTGGACGCCGAGCGGGTCCCGGACGGCGCGACGGCCTACAAATGCTGTCCGCCGATCCGCGGTCAGGCGAACCGGGAGGCGCTGTGGCAGGCACTCGGCGACGGCGTGATCGACTCGATAGTCTCCGACCACTCGCCCAGCACCGTTGAACTGAAGAATCCCCCGGACGGCGATTTCGGCACTGCCTGGGGCGGGGTGTCCTCGCTACAGCTGGGCTTGCCGCTGATCTGGTCCGAGGCCAGGCGTCGCGGCTTCGATTTGGCCCGGGTGGCCGGCTGGATGGGCAGCGGCCCGGCGGGAGTGGCGGGCGTCCGGGGCAAGGGACGTCTCGCCGTCGGTTACGACGCCGACTTCTCGGTGTTCGCCGACGACCACACCCTGACAGTCGATGCGGAGGCCCTTCTGCACAAGAACGCCGTGACACCGTACGACGGGCTCGAACTCAGCGGCGTTGTGCAACGCACGTTCGTGCGGGGACGGGAAGTGGATTTCCGGACGCCGTCCGGCACCCTGCTCCGCCGGTAA
- the gcl gene encoding glyoxylate carboligase encodes MTKMRTVDAAVLILEKEGATETFGLPGAAINPLYAAMKAHGGLRHTLARHVEGAAHMADGYSRSGPGNIGVCLGTSGPAGTDMITGLYAAWADSIPILAITGQAPVAKLHKEDFQAVDIQSIATPVTKMAMTVLEPAQVPGALQKAFGLMRSGRPGPVLIDLPLDVQMAEIDFDPDAYAPLTPAKPRATRAQAEKTLDMLLAAERPLIVAGGGVVNSDASDKLVQFAELLGVPVVPTLMGWGALADDHPLNAGMVGIQTAHRYGNESMLASDFVLGIGNRWANRHTGGLDTYRAGRTFVHIDIEPTQIGRVFAPDFGITSDAGAALDELIAAARKRTLPDYSGWAGDCAARKGTLQRKTHFDTVPIKPQRVYEEMNRAFGPDTTYVSTIGLSQIAGAQMLHVFGPRKWINAGQAGPLGWTVPAALGVVRAKPKETVVALSGDYDFQFMIEELAVGAQFRLPYVHVVVNNSYLGLIRQSQRAFDMDYQVSLAFENVNSPDVDGYGVDHVKVAEGLGCKAVRVKDPTDLAAALEKATALAHEFEVPVIVEVILERITNISMGTELDNVNEIEELAGTAADAPTALTPLTV; translated from the coding sequence ATGACAAAGATGCGCACCGTTGACGCTGCCGTCCTGATCCTCGAAAAAGAAGGTGCCACCGAAACTTTCGGCTTACCCGGCGCCGCCATCAATCCCCTGTACGCAGCGATGAAGGCCCACGGCGGCCTCCGGCACACGCTCGCCCGGCACGTTGAAGGCGCCGCGCACATGGCCGACGGCTACAGTCGCAGCGGCCCCGGCAACATCGGGGTGTGCCTGGGAACGTCCGGGCCGGCGGGCACCGATATGATCACCGGTTTGTACGCCGCATGGGCAGATTCGATCCCGATCCTCGCCATCACCGGCCAAGCCCCGGTGGCCAAACTGCACAAAGAGGATTTCCAAGCCGTCGACATCCAGTCCATCGCCACCCCCGTGACGAAGATGGCGATGACTGTGCTGGAGCCGGCCCAGGTGCCCGGCGCCCTGCAAAAGGCGTTCGGTCTGATGCGATCGGGCCGCCCCGGGCCCGTGCTGATCGATCTGCCGCTCGACGTCCAAATGGCCGAAATCGACTTCGATCCCGACGCCTATGCGCCGCTGACGCCGGCGAAACCGCGGGCAACCCGCGCCCAGGCCGAGAAGACGCTCGACATGCTGCTGGCAGCCGAGCGACCGCTCATCGTGGCCGGCGGCGGCGTCGTCAATTCGGACGCCTCCGACAAGCTCGTCCAGTTTGCCGAACTGCTTGGCGTGCCCGTCGTGCCGACCCTGATGGGGTGGGGTGCGCTGGCCGATGATCATCCGCTCAATGCCGGAATGGTGGGAATTCAAACGGCACACCGGTACGGCAACGAATCGATGCTGGCTTCGGACTTCGTTCTGGGCATCGGCAACCGGTGGGCCAATCGCCACACCGGCGGACTCGACACGTACCGGGCCGGGCGCACCTTTGTGCACATTGATATCGAGCCGACGCAGATCGGCCGCGTGTTCGCACCGGACTTCGGCATTACGTCGGACGCCGGCGCCGCACTTGACGAACTCATCGCGGCTGCGCGCAAGCGGACTCTGCCGGACTATTCCGGCTGGGCCGGCGACTGCGCTGCTCGCAAGGGCACCCTGCAGCGGAAGACACATTTCGACACCGTTCCGATCAAACCGCAACGCGTGTACGAAGAAATGAATCGAGCATTCGGCCCGGACACGACCTATGTGTCCACCATCGGCTTGTCGCAAATCGCCGGCGCGCAAATGCTGCACGTGTTCGGCCCGCGCAAGTGGATCAATGCCGGCCAGGCCGGGCCGCTCGGCTGGACGGTGCCGGCAGCTCTCGGCGTCGTCCGGGCCAAGCCGAAAGAAACTGTCGTGGCACTGTCGGGCGATTACGATTTCCAGTTCATGATCGAGGAACTGGCCGTCGGCGCGCAGTTCCGGCTTCCCTACGTGCACGTGGTCGTGAACAACTCGTATTTGGGGCTGATCCGTCAGTCGCAACGCGCGTTCGACATGGATTATCAGGTGTCCCTCGCGTTCGAGAACGTGAACTCTCCGGACGTGGACGGCTACGGTGTCGACCATGTGAAGGTTGCCGAGGGGCTCGGCTGCAAGGCCGTGCGCGTGAAGGACCCCACCGATCTGGCCGCGGCACTGGAAAAAGCGACCGCGCTGGCGCACGAGTTCGAGGTGCCGGTTATCGTCGAGGTCATCTTGGAACGCATCACGAACATCTCGATGGGAACCGAGCTGGACAACGTCAACGAGATCGAAGAACTCGCCGGCACGGCTGCCGACGCGCCGACGGCGCTGACGCCGCTGACCGTGTAG
- a CDS encoding 2-hydroxy-3-oxopropionate reductase has translation MTSIAFIGLGIMGLPMATNLANAGHDVTGYNRSPEKTEKFKAAGGKAARSIAETVDGADVIVTMVPDSPDVEAVVTGDDGALAHAGAGALWIDFSTIRPDVATNLAARARDAGVRPLDAPVSGGEAGAIDGALSVMVGGAPEDFDAAGEVFDAVGTTIVHVGPSGSGQTVKAANQLIVAANIEALAEAVVFLEAYGVDTEAGLKVLGGGLAGSKVLDQKGQKMLDRDFKPGFRLQLHHKDLGIVNAAAREAGVAIPLGSTVAGLVGNIVAQGDGGLDHSGLLTEVARTSGRQ, from the coding sequence ATGACATCCATCGCGTTCATCGGTCTGGGCATTATGGGCCTGCCGATGGCCACCAACCTCGCCAACGCCGGGCACGACGTGACCGGCTACAACCGCTCGCCGGAAAAGACCGAGAAGTTCAAGGCTGCCGGCGGCAAGGCTGCCCGCAGCATCGCCGAAACGGTGGACGGCGCCGACGTCATTGTCACGATGGTGCCCGACTCCCCCGACGTCGAGGCGGTCGTCACGGGCGACGACGGCGCCTTAGCCCATGCCGGGGCCGGCGCATTGTGGATCGATTTCTCCACCATCCGGCCCGATGTGGCAACGAACCTCGCCGCACGGGCCAGGGACGCCGGCGTTCGCCCACTGGACGCGCCGGTATCGGGCGGCGAAGCCGGAGCCATCGACGGCGCCCTGTCGGTGATGGTCGGCGGCGCCCCGGAAGACTTCGACGCTGCCGGCGAGGTCTTCGACGCGGTCGGCACCACAATCGTGCACGTCGGCCCCTCCGGCTCGGGCCAAACGGTGAAAGCGGCTAACCAGCTGATCGTTGCGGCCAATATCGAGGCACTTGCCGAGGCGGTCGTGTTCCTGGAGGCGTACGGCGTCGACACCGAAGCCGGGCTGAAGGTGCTCGGCGGAGGACTGGCCGGCTCCAAAGTGCTTGACCAAAAGGGACAAAAAATGCTTGACCGCGACTTCAAGCCGGGCTTCCGCTTGCAGTTGCATCACAAGGATCTCGGTATCGTCAACGCCGCCGCCCGCGAGGCGGGCGTCGCCATCCCTCTCGGATCGACGGTCGCCGGGCTGGTCGGCAACATCGTCGCTCAAGGAGACGGCGGGCTCGACCACTCGGGTCTCTTGACCGAGGTCGCACGCACGTCCGGGCGCCAATAA
- a CDS encoding hydroxypyruvate isomerase family protein: MTYTVNCSILLTELPLLQRPAAAKAAGFDNVEFWWPFSSSVPTDREVDEFTSAVRDAGVQLTGLNFNAGDMPAGERGLVSIPSRSTEFRDNLDVVAGIGGQLGCTGFNALYGNRTDDASDADQDLLAIENLSLAGKAIAAIGGTVLLEPVSGAPAYPITTVADALSVIETVRSTGAANIGLLADFYHLAVNGDDVEAAIANHAAAFAHIQIADNPGRGAPGTGSLPLHDWVEKAHRGGYEGFIGLEYKAPKAEAFAWVADCPVAGHSGAR; the protein is encoded by the coding sequence ATGACGTACACGGTGAACTGTTCAATCCTGCTGACCGAGTTGCCCTTGCTGCAGCGCCCGGCAGCTGCCAAGGCGGCCGGATTCGACAACGTCGAATTCTGGTGGCCGTTTTCCTCGTCGGTGCCGACGGACCGTGAGGTGGACGAATTCACGTCGGCCGTTCGCGATGCCGGAGTGCAGCTGACGGGCCTGAATTTCAACGCCGGCGACATGCCGGCCGGCGAGCGCGGCCTGGTCTCGATTCCGAGCCGGTCGACGGAATTCCGCGACAATCTGGACGTCGTGGCCGGCATCGGCGGTCAGCTCGGCTGCACGGGTTTCAACGCACTCTACGGCAACCGCACGGACGATGCGTCCGACGCCGATCAGGACCTCCTGGCGATCGAAAACCTCTCCCTGGCCGGCAAGGCCATCGCTGCCATCGGCGGCACAGTGCTGCTCGAGCCCGTCAGCGGAGCGCCCGCCTATCCGATCACCACCGTGGCCGATGCCCTGAGCGTGATCGAGACCGTACGCTCCACCGGCGCCGCGAACATCGGTCTCTTGGCCGATTTCTACCACCTGGCAGTCAACGGCGACGACGTCGAAGCCGCAATCGCGAACCACGCTGCGGCGTTCGCTCATATCCAGATCGCCGACAACCCCGGTCGCGGGGCGCCCGGCACCGGATCACTGCCCTTGCACGACTGGGTCGAGAAGGCCCATCGAGGCGGTTACGAAGGCTTCATCGGCCTGGAATACAAAGCGCCAAAGGCCGAGGCGTTCGCCTGGGTCGCCGATTGCCCGGTCGCCGGCCATTCCGGCGCCCGATAG
- a CDS encoding bifunctional allantoicase/(S)-ureidoglycine aminohydrolase: MTDGAGPQYYSPTGGLPGQTELLTSRAVVTQGYTVIPRGVLRDIVTSVLPGWTSARTWILNRPVSGGATTFAQYLVELGPGGGSTDPEPQPEVEGFLFVLAGTVSVILDGAAHDLAPGGFAFVPPGTDWSIRAGDRAATFQWIRKRYEPLDGHPPHAVVGNEREIEPASMPETNGTWRTTRMLAPDDLSFDMHVNVVTFSPGAVIPFAETHVMEHGLYVLEGKAVYRLNDDWVEVEAGDYLSLRAFCPQACYAGGPGEFRYLLYKDVNRHVTL, from the coding sequence ATGACCGACGGCGCCGGCCCGCAGTATTACAGCCCGACCGGGGGCCTACCGGGTCAGACCGAGCTGTTGACCTCCCGGGCCGTGGTGACGCAAGGCTACACGGTCATCCCGCGCGGCGTCCTGCGCGATATCGTCACGAGCGTCCTGCCGGGCTGGACGTCGGCGCGTACGTGGATCTTGAACCGCCCGGTTTCCGGCGGCGCCACCACTTTCGCGCAGTATCTCGTCGAGCTGGGCCCCGGCGGCGGTTCGACCGATCCGGAGCCGCAGCCGGAGGTCGAGGGGTTCCTTTTCGTGCTCGCCGGCACCGTGAGCGTGATACTGGACGGGGCTGCTCATGACCTGGCACCGGGCGGTTTCGCGTTCGTGCCGCCCGGCACCGACTGGTCCATCCGGGCAGGCGATCGGGCGGCGACGTTCCAGTGGATCCGCAAGCGCTACGAGCCGTTGGACGGGCACCCCCCGCACGCGGTGGTCGGCAATGAGCGCGAGATCGAACCCGCATCGATGCCGGAGACGAACGGAACCTGGCGGACCACCCGAATGCTCGCGCCGGACGATTTGTCGTTCGATATGCACGTCAACGTTGTGACGTTCTCGCCGGGCGCCGTCATCCCGTTCGCCGAGACCCACGTGATGGAGCACGGACTGTACGTACTGGAGGGTAAGGCCGTTTACCGGCTGAACGACGACTGGGTGGAGGTCGAGGCGGGTGACTACCTCTCGCTGCGCGCCTTTTGCCCGCAGGCCTGTTACGCCGGCGGCCCCGGCGAGTTCCGGTACTTGCTCTACAAGGACGTCAATCGCCATGTGACGCTCTAA
- a CDS encoding DUF6986 family protein: MGAHTVLTDSIAAEIDARLADTDELLSTAYPGERGSRQPVHTVYVPADQFHPGLCAEWGRDALAVADGHGGIGGVSRAAAIETPDAVADAVRRKLETEPIEDLRLDFEDGYGDRGDAVEDDDAERAAAGVAEAVCAGTTPPFIGIRFKCFEEPTRRRGLRTLDLFISALMDAGGLPDGLVLTLPKVSTGAQVEAMVAVCAALEAAHGLDHGRLRFEVQVETPQLILGADGTVPLARAVHAGNGRVSGLHYGTYDYSASLQIAAGHQSMDHPAADFAKQIMQVVAAGTGVRLSDGSSNVLPVGDPDAVAAAWRLHGRLVGRSLAAGFYQGWDMHPAQLLTRYLATYRFYRSGFEAAAGRLHDYIHQVAGAVLDEPATAKALADFLRRGVSCGAVGEAEIADKVGIPAGDLSGIGTTKGQS; this comes from the coding sequence ATGGGAGCACACACGGTTTTGACCGACTCGATCGCGGCAGAGATCGATGCCCGGTTGGCCGACACCGATGAACTGCTGAGCACCGCATACCCGGGCGAGCGCGGATCGCGTCAGCCCGTGCACACGGTCTACGTGCCGGCCGATCAGTTCCACCCGGGACTTTGCGCCGAGTGGGGCCGGGACGCGCTGGCCGTCGCGGACGGTCACGGCGGGATCGGCGGCGTTTCCCGGGCGGCGGCCATCGAGACGCCGGACGCCGTTGCCGACGCCGTCCGGCGCAAGCTCGAAACCGAACCCATCGAGGATTTGCGGCTGGATTTCGAGGACGGGTACGGGGACCGGGGTGACGCCGTCGAGGACGATGACGCCGAGAGAGCGGCCGCCGGGGTGGCCGAAGCGGTGTGCGCCGGCACGACCCCGCCCTTCATCGGCATCCGGTTCAAATGCTTCGAGGAGCCGACCCGGCGGCGTGGCCTTCGCACTCTTGATCTGTTCATTTCCGCACTGATGGACGCCGGGGGCCTGCCGGACGGGCTCGTGTTGACCCTTCCGAAAGTCAGTACCGGCGCACAGGTCGAGGCGATGGTCGCGGTCTGCGCCGCCCTTGAAGCGGCACACGGCCTGGACCACGGCCGGCTCCGGTTCGAGGTGCAGGTCGAGACGCCGCAGCTGATCCTCGGGGCCGACGGCACCGTTCCGCTGGCTCGCGCCGTGCACGCCGGCAACGGGAGGGTCAGCGGCCTGCACTACGGCACGTACGACTACAGCGCCTCGCTGCAGATTGCAGCCGGGCACCAGTCCATGGACCATCCAGCCGCCGATTTCGCCAAGCAGATCATGCAAGTGGTCGCGGCCGGTACCGGCGTCCGGCTGTCCGACGGGTCGTCCAATGTGCTGCCGGTAGGCGATCCGGACGCCGTCGCCGCAGCGTGGCGGCTGCACGGTCGGCTTGTCGGCCGGTCATTGGCGGCGGGCTTCTACCAGGGCTGGGACATGCACCCGGCACAGCTTCTCACCAGGTATCTTGCCACCTACCGGTTTTACCGGTCCGGATTCGAAGCGGCTGCCGGCAGGCTGCACGATTACATTCATCAAGTGGCCGGCGCGGTACTCGACGAGCCGGCAACGGCCAAGGCGCTTGCGGACTTCCTGCGCCGCGGCGTCTCGTGCGGCGCCGTGGGCGAGGCCGAAATCGCCGATAAGGTGGGCATTCCGGCAGGCGATCTGTCCGGGATCGGAACGACGAAAGGACAATCATGA